The following coding sequences lie in one Arachis hypogaea cultivar Tifrunner chromosome 9, arahy.Tifrunner.gnm2.J5K5, whole genome shotgun sequence genomic window:
- the LOC114924039 gene encoding G-type lectin S-receptor-like serine/threonine-protein kinase At4g27290 yields the protein MSNWSDGSLDCNNTNSFLRYTDIKVPDTSSSWYNKTMNLKECENICLKNCSCVAYANLDIRNGGSGCLLWFNHLIDMVQFSRAGQDIYIKVPTSELGVARIIQRNRQGQKVTELPIFDFSVLVKATENFSSSNKLGEGGFGSVYKGTLTNGQELAVKRLSKKSKQGLEEFKNEVALIAKLQHRNLVKLLGCCIQGVEKILIYEYMLNKSLDYFVFDEIRKKMLDWLKRFNIISGIAWGLLYLHQDSRLRIIHRDLKTSNILLDANLNPKISDFGLARTFLGDQLEANTNRVAGTYGYMPPEYAVHGQYSMKSDVFSYGVILLELISGKNREFSDPENYLNLLGHAWRLWTDEKPLELLDEVLKEGCTPLEVKRCIQVGLLCVQQRPEDRPDMLSVVLMLNGEKLLPKPKVPGFYTERGVTIEADSLMENHTLFSANEISITTLYAR from the exons ATGTCAAATTGGTCTGATGGTTCATTGGATTGTAATAACACTAATAGCTTCTTAAGGTACACAGATATAAAAGTGCCAGACACTTCATCCTCATGGTATAACAAGACCATGAATCTCAAGGAATGTGAAAATATTTGCCTAAAAAACTGTTCTTGTGTTGCTTATGCAAATTTGGATATCCGTAATGGAGGAAGTGGTTGTCTACTTTGGTTTAATCATCTTATTGACATGGTACAATTCTCAAGAGCTGGTCAAGATATTTATATCAAAGTCCCTACTTCGGAATTAG GAGTTGCAAgaataattcaaagaaacagACAAGGACAGAAGGTCACTGAGCTACCAATATTTGATTTCTCAGTCTTAGTTAAGGCAACAGAGAACTTTTCAAGTAGTAACAAACTTGGAGAAGGTGGTTTTGGATCAGTATACAAG GGCACACTAACAAATGGCCAAGAGTTAGCTGTGAAAAGGCTTTCAAAAAAGTCTAAACAAGGTTTAGAAGAGTTTAAAAATGAAGTGGCATTGATAGCCAAACTTCAACATCGTAATCTTGTAAAGCTTCTTGGCTGTTGCATTCAAGGAGTAGAAAAAATATTGATTTATGAATACATGCTAAACAAAAGCTTAGACTACTTTGTTTTTG ATGAAATCAGAAAGAAGATGCTAGATTGGCTTAAGCGTTTCAACATTATCAGTGGCATTGCTTGGGGACTTCTTTATCTTCATCAAGATTCTAGACTGAGGATTATTCATAGAGACCTAAAAACTAGCAATATTCTGTTAGATGCAAATTTGAATCCTAAAATATCAGACTTTGGCCTAGCTCGAACATTCTTAGGCGATCAGCTTGAGGCTAACACGAACAGGGTAGCTGGAACATA TGGTTATATGCCTCCCGAGTATGCAGTACATGGACAATATTCAATGAAGTCTGATGTTTTTAGCTATGGTGTCATACTACTAGAGTTGATAAGTGGGAAGAATAGAGAATTTTCAGATCCAGAAAACTACCTTAACCTTCTTGGACAT GCATGGAGATTATGGACTGATGAGAAGCCATTGGAACTGCTAGATGAAGTGTTAAAGGAAGGATGCACACCACTTGAAGTAAAAAGATGCATTCAAGTGGGCCTGTTATGTGTGCAACAAAGACCAGAAGATAGACCAGACATGTTATCAGTGGTTCTAATGTTGAATGGTGAGAAATTACTGCCCAAGCCAAAGGTTCCTGGTTTTTATACTGAAAGAGGTGTTACAATTGAAGCAGATTCTTTGATGGAAAATCACACATTGTTTTCAGCCAATGAAATCTCCATCACAACATTATATGCAAGATAG
- the LOC112710112 gene encoding succinate dehydrogenase subunit 6, mitochondrial, translating to MASFWDSYKEFWSERFSFLSNYSNAIQRDRPLHPCTDSDVDQFIALDPVHGPALKSARDAVQFGITGSALGAAFTAGYAWKYSRSLHGAALSFLAGGVFGWTFGHEIANHALQLYRLDTLAAEAKFLEWWKNKSE from the exons ATGGCATCTTTCTGGGATAGCTACAAGGAATTTTGGTCGGAGAGGTTCTCCTTTCTTAGCAACTATTCCAACGCTATCCAACGCGATAGGCCACTCCATCCTTGCACTGATTCTGATGTTGATCAGTTCATTGCTTTGGATCCTGTTCATGGACCTGCT TTGAAAAGTGCTAGAGATGCAGTACAATTTGGCATCACTGGAAGTGCTTTGGGAGCAGCATTCACTGCAGGCTACGCATGGAAATATTCAAGAAGTTTGCATG GTGCTGCACTTTCTTTTCTAGCTGGAGGTGTATTTGGGTGGACCTTTGGGCATGAAATTGCAAATCATGCACTTCAACTCTACAGGTTAGATACACTGGCTGCAGAGGCTAAGTTTTTGGAATGGTGGAAAAATAAGAGCGAATGA
- the LOC112708776 gene encoding G-type lectin S-receptor-like serine/threonine-protein kinase At4g27290: MIESLRMLLISLLLMSCMRTITSRDSLEVGQSIQDGETLVSAGGSFELGFFSPGIPTNRYLGVWYRDASGNSTVVWVANREIPIQSNSSGVLRLSKKGILQLLNGTNSTIWSSNTSDNTLGSSIAQLLDSGNLVVKNGQSTEEKNFLWQSFDYPCDTLMPGMKLGLNLVTGFDISMSSWKSAEDPAVGEYSVKFDPRGYPQLIQWKGSVKYFRTGTFNGLYFTGYPTQEDEYRQDFVLDKTEVLFGKIKQELSWNLPQLMDTMGVEVMPFAVQMLYARLMLTLHHVNA, encoded by the exons ATGATTGAAAGCTTAAGGATGCTGCTTATTTCATTACTTCTCATGTCCTGCATGAGAACAATCACTTCAAGAGACAGTTTAGAAGTAGGTCAATCTATCCAAGATGGTGAGACTTTGGTTTCTGCTGGTGGAAGCTTTGAGTTGGGTTTCTTTAGTCCTGGCATTCCAACAAATAGATACTTAGGTGTGTGGTACAGAGATGCATCAGGGAATTCAACAGTTGTGTGGGTGGCAAACAGAGAGATACCAATTCAAAGTAACTCATCAGGTGTTTTGAGACTAAGCAAGAAGGGGATTCTACAGCTTCTGAATGGCACTAACAGCACCATTTGGTCTTCCAACACCTCAGACAACACTTTGGGGAGCTCAATTGCACAACTCTTGGATTCGGGAAATCTTGTAGTGAAAAATGGACAAAGTACAGAGGAGAAAAACTTTTTATGGCAAAGTTTTGATTATCCATGTGATACACTGATGCCAGGAATGAAGCTTGGATTGAACTTAGTTACTGGTTTTGACATATCTATGTCATCCTGGAAAAGTGCAGAGGATCCTGCTGTAGGAGAATATTCTGTAAAGTTTGATCCTAGAGGATATCCACAATTAATACAATGGAAAGGATCTGTTAAATATTTCCGAACAGGGACATTTAATGGCCTTTATTTCACTGGATATCCAACCCAGGAAGATGAATATAGACAGGATTTTGTATTGGACAAAACCGAG GTACTGTTTGGAAAAATCAAACAAGAACTAAGTTGGAACTTGCCACAATTGATGGATACAATGGGTGTGGAAGTTATGCCTTTTGCGGTTCAAATGCTATATGCAAGGTTGATGCTAACCTTGCATCATGTGAATGCCTAA
- the LOC140175262 gene encoding G-type lectin S-receptor-like serine/threonine-protein kinase At4g27290, giving the protein MIENLRMLFISLLLMSCMRTITSRDSLEVGQSIQDGETLVSAGGSFELGFFSPGIPTNRYLGVWYRDASGNSTVVWVANREIPIQSNSSGVLRLSKKGILQLLNGTNSTIWSSNTSGNTLGSLIAQLLDSGNLVVKNGQSTEEKNFLWQSFDYPCDTLMPGMKLGLNLVTGFDISMSSWKSAEDPAVGEYSIKFDPRGYPQVMQWKGSVKYFRIGTFNGLYFTGYPTQEDEYRQDFVLDKTEVYYKFEILDRSIFYLYKLQPSGTSIGTIWRSQTRTELELATIDGYNGCGSYAFCGSNAICKVDANLASCECLKGYVPKFPQQWNMSNWSDGCVRKTSLDCNDTNSFLWYTDIKVPDTSSSWYNKTMDLKECEKICLKNCSCVAYANLDIRNGGSGCLLWFDNLIDMIQFSRAGQDIYIKVPTSELGNDHGNMKKKKVGIAIGATIFGLITSVTIVIMKKSGVAKMIQRNRQRQKVTELPTFDFSVLVKATENFSSSNKLGEGGFGSVYKGTLTNGQELAVKRLSKKSKQGLEEFKNEVALIAKLQHRNLVKLLGCCIQGVEKILIYEYMPNKSLDYFVFDEIRKKMLDWLKRFNIICGIARGLLYLHQDSRLRIIHRDLKTSNILLDANLNPKISDFGLARTFLGDQLEANTNRVAGTYGYMPPEYAVHGQYSMKSDVFSYGVILLELISGKKNREFSDPENYLNLLGHAWRLWTDEKPLELLDEVLKEGCTPLEVKRCIQVGLLCVQQRPEDRPDMSSVVLMLNGEKLLPKPKVPGFYTERGVTIEADSLMQNHTLFSANEISITTLYAR; this is encoded by the exons ATGATTGAAAACTTAAGGATGTTGTTTATTTCATTACTTCTCATGTCCTGCATGAGAACAATCACTTCAAGAGACAGTTTAGAAGTAGGTCAATCTATCCAAGATGGTGAGACTTTGGTTTCTGCTGGTGGAAGCTTTGAGTTGGGTTTCTTTAGTCCTGGCATTCCAACAAATAGATACTTAGGTGTGTGGTACAGAGATGCATCAGGGAATTCAACAGTTGTGTGGGTGGCAAACAGAGAGATACCAATTCAAAGTAACTCATCAGGTGTTTTGAGACTAAGCAAGAAGGGGATTCTACAGCTTCTGAATGGCACTAACAGCACCATTTGGTCTTCCAACACCTCAGGCAACACTTTGGGGAGCTTAATTGCACAACTCTTGGATTCGGGAAATCTTGTAGTGAAAAATGGACAAAGTACAGAGGAGAAAAACTTTTTATGGCAAAGTTTTGATTATCCATGTGATACACTGATGCCAGGAATGAAGCTTGGATTGAACTTAGTTACTGGTTTTGACATATCTATGTCATCTTGGAAAAGTGCAGAGGATCCTGCTGTAGGAGAATATTCTATAAAGTTTGATCCTAGAGGATATCCACAAGTAATGCAATGGAAAGGATCTGTTAAATATTTCCGAATAGGGACATTTAATGGCCTTTATTTCACTGGATATCCAACCCAGGAAGATGAATATAGACAGGATTTTGTATTGGACAAGACCGAGGTGTATTATAAATTTGAAATACTTGATAGATCAATTTTCTACCTGTATAAACTACAACCTTCAGGTACTTCAATAGGTACTATTTGGAGAAGTCAAACAAGAACTGAGTTGGAACTTGCCACAATTGATGGATACAACGGGTGTGGAAGTTATGCCTTTTGCGGTTCAAATGCTATATGCAAGGTTGATGCTAACCTTGCATCATGTGAATGCCTAAAAGGATATGTTCCCAAGTTTCCCCAACAATGGAATATGTCAAATTGGTCTGATGGTTGTGTTAGGAAGACTTCACTGGATTGTAATGACACTAATAGCTTCTTGTGGTACACAGACATAAAAGTGCCAGACACTTCATCCTCATGGTATAACAAGACCATGGATCTGAAGGAATGTGAAAAAATTTGCCTGAAAAACTGTTCTTGTGTTGCTTATGCAAATTTGGATATCCGTAATGGAGGAAGTGGTTGTCTACTTTGGTTTGATAATCTTATTGACATGATACAATTCTCAAGAGCTGGTCAAGACATCTATATCAAAGTCCCTACTTCGGAATTAG GTAATGACCATGGaaatatgaagaaaaagaagGTAGGAATAGCAATTGGTGCGACTATTTTCGGATTAATCACATCTGTTACCATAGTGATAATGAAAAAATCAG GAGTTGCGAAAATGATTCAAAGAAATAGGCAAAGACAGAAGGTCACTGAGCTACCAACATTTGATTTCTCAGTCTTAGTTAAAGCAACAGAGAACTTTTCAAGTAGTAACAAACTTGGAGAAGGTGGTTTTGGTTCAGTATACAAG GGAACACTAACAAATGGCCAAGAGTTAGCTGTGAAAAGGCTTTCAAAAAAGTCTAAACAAGGTTTAGAAGAGTTTAAAAATGAAGTGGCGTTGATAGCCAAACTTCAACATCGTAATCTTGTAAAGCTTCTTGGCTGTTGCATTCAAGGAGTAGAAAAAATATTGATTTATGAATACATGCCAAACAAAAGCTTAGACTACTTTGTTTTTG ATGAAATCAGAAAAAAGATGCTAGATTGGCTTAAGCGTTTCAACATTATCTGTGGCATTGCTCGGGGACTTCTTTATCTTCATCAGGATTCTAGACTGAGAATTATTCATAGAGACCTAAAAACTAGCAATATTCTGTTAGATGCAAATTTGAATCCTAAAATATCAGACTTTGGCCTAGCTCGGACATTCTTAGGCGATCAGCTCGAGGCTAACACAAACAGGGTAGCTGGAACATA TGGTTATATGCCTCCCGAATATGCAGTACATGGACAATATTCAATGAAGTCCGATGTTTTTAGCTATGGTGTCATACTACTAGAGTTGATAAGTGGGAAGAAGAATAGGGAATTTTCAGATCCAGAAAACTACCTTAACCTTCTTGGACAT GCATGGAGATTATGGACTGATGAGAAGCCATTGGAACTGCTAGATGAAGTGTTAAAGGAAGGATGCACACCACTTGAAGTAAAAAGATGCATTCAAGTGGGCCTGTTATGTGTGCAACAAAGACCAGAAGATAGGCCAGACATGTCTTCAGTGGTTCTAATGTTGAATGGTGAGAAATTACTGCCCAAGCCAAAGGTTCCTGGTTTTTATACTGAAAGAGGTGTTACAATTGAAGCAGATTCTTTGATGCAAAATCACACATTGTTTTCAGCCAATGAAATCTCCATCACAACATTATATGCAAGATAG